A region of Colletotrichum destructivum chromosome 11, complete sequence DNA encodes the following proteins:
- a CDS encoding Putative NmrA-like domain, NAD(P)-binding domain superfamily gives MAKKIITILGITGKQGASVADVFIREGGWHIRGVTRDPSKPSSKVWADKGVELIKGDMDDVALLKKAFAGSNVIFGQGRNIVDAANATLDTLDRFVLSTLSATKKWSKGKYSHNYHFDAKWQAVEYLKAMYPELAKKTSYLQMALYLTNWKGSTGLPIDGTFVLRIPGDPDGPIAQVDARRDTGEFVKALLHVPAGQNLLGVASSLSWNEFAALWGKHHGVTCRFERLDRKVLEDAIPGGVGEELADMFEYIAEFGYDGGDPTIVLPKDLDVHVPVYTVEEYIKNEDWSSLL, from the exons ATGGCAAAGAAGATCATCACCATCCTAGGCATCACAGGCAAGCAG GGTGCGTCCGTTGCCGACGTGTTCATCCGAGAGGGAGGCTGGCACATCCGTGGCGTAACTCGTGACCCGAGCAAGCCTTCGAGCAAGGTGTGGGCCGACAAAGGCGTTGAACTCATCAAAGGTGACATGGACGATGTCGCTCTTCTTAAGAAGGCTTTTGCTGGATCGAACGTCATCTTCGGC CAAGGTCGCAACATTGTTGATGCGGCGAACGCAACCCTTGATACTCTTGATCGGTTCGTGCTCTCGACACTCTCGGCCACGAAGAAGTGGAGCAAGGGCAAGTATTCGCACAACTACCACTTTGATGCTAAGTGGCAGGCTGTCGAATACCTGAAGGCAATGTACCCGGAACTGGCCAAGAAGACCTCGTATCTGCAGATGGCGCTGTACCTGACCAATTGGAAGGGCTCCACGGGCCTTCCGATAG ATGGCACCTTCGTGCTGAGGATTCCTGGAGATCCTGATGGACCGATTGCACAAGTCGATGCACGCCGAGATACTG GCGAATTCGTAAAGGCTCTGTTGCATGTTCCTGCTGGACAAAACCTCCTCGGAGTTGCTAGTTCTCTGAGCTGGAATGAGTTTGCTGCTCTATGGGGCAAACACCACGGCGTTACCTGTCGCTTCGAACGTCTTGACCGCAAAGTCCTCGAGGATGCTATCCCAGGAGGAGTCGGTGAGGAGTTAGCCGACATGTTCGAATATATCGCAGAGTTCGGCTACGACGGCGGTGATCCAACTATCGTGCTGCCAAAAGAT CTCGATGTGCACGTCCCAGTCTATACAGTTGAAGAGTATATTAAGAATGAGGACTGGTCTTCGCTGCTCTAA
- a CDS encoding Putative NmrA-like domain, NAD(P)-binding domain superfamily, whose translation MSNTKLIVVVGITGNQGSSVANSFLHIPGWRIRGITRNPTSTSAETWVSKGVELVQADLDDLNSLERVFSGASAIFAVTNFWSHFFDPANGPKAQKAGVSINEFAYQREITQGMNMALAASSSTVLSTLTHYWAFFSLGIVELHLIDGVMQANNPL comes from the coding sequence ATGTCAAACACCAAACtcatcgttgtcgttggTATCACGGGAAATCAAGGTTCTTCCGTGGCCAATAGCTTCTTGCACATCCCAGGATGGCGCATCCGCGGCATCACCCGCAATCCGACATCTACATCTGCCGAAACATGGGTCTCCAAGGGCGTGGAGCTTGTTCAGGCCGATCTTGACGACCTCAATTCTCTCGAACGGGTCTTCTCTGGTGCTTccgccatcttcgccgtcacAAACTTCTGGTCTCACTTCTTTGACCCAGCAAATGGCCCCAAGGCCCAAAAAGCTGGCGTGTCCATCAACGAATTCGCCTACCAACGAGAAATTACCCAGGGGATGAACATGGCCCTCGCTGCAAGCTCCTCCACGGTGCTCTCTACCCTGACGCATTACTGGGCCTTCTTTTCGCTTGGCATAGTCGAGCTTCATCTCATCGATGGAGTCATGCAGGCTAACAACCCGCTGTGA
- a CDS encoding Putative protein kinase domain, P-loop containing nucleoside triphosphate hydrolase has product MSDPLSIATGVIALIQVTTQATEYLKDVKDGGKERAKLRDELRSVTCLLEMIHDRVEEQNESENEYGLKPAAMALLAGPDGPLERMKATMEEIVSKLAPQARFRRLAQPFRWPFEKKDILELFGTIERLKSHFTLVLQNDLLTISKLTSEKVQQVSRQLDDMDLEGRIQEADKILCWISSTSFRAKQADVLQSVQPGTGKWFLKAKEYRDWLSGNVNLLWCPGIPGAGKTRIASLAIDAIETQLDRSNSLLAYVFCDYNQRESQTQSAIVSSLLEHILQGTSHPNLPQEIRSLYTKHAQKGTRPMTKQLSQVFTKLFSSCDNIFIVIDALDEFASSDMVALELVGTLQGLGDNVRILLTSRTSTNFEGFFKDAVRLDIKAKDEDVRLYLERKIPKHSRLAKHVCADPKLQDDIITSIAESAQGMFLLATLNLDYLSRKLTRRDVRSSLSILPKTLDATYKQALERIRTQAEEDVELAEMVILWILCARRPLGIHELQHMYAVHLRTRDGNEDEEMILLEDDDLPPKDIVTGVCGSFIVVDNTSKTVSLVHYTAQDYLSRTLGKHLDKTRLELARISLEYLQLLNFQEGPALSDSVMAERLANFPFLDYAARYWGADLQGLQVEDFWGSVNRFLSNAGAVSVASQIWSLPRYRYAHWSDEYPKGVPGIVLAASFQIPNVLERLVGQGKDIEGRGSDKETPLIRSARLGHEENIKALIQLGADVAATDIAGETAIDAATLAGKASAVEALIDGGANVNTVTGTEGWSLLMSAVSSGSINTVRLLIESGADVAAQTSWGETALSLAALSGQEAIANLLIDSGAILPLNRAGRRATLQASRKGLSTLASRLSSFGGDYGAVVDAGIPREPFAAPQQLAQIAELEEAPTTGMTESEIGFSLELALDGISYQRGFHRRYDIANRLGRGHFAEVFFGTRKTTGVCYAVKIFAVDANTGWTTYNNGTSTDGPPQEIRALTCLRHHHLVNLVEVLVSDTMDQLCLVLELAPEGELFNFLVMKQKLTEEETRCIFRQLLSALEYIHKEGWIHRDVKPENIVMQSENSIKLTDFGLAANLSSRPDQMDDTLCGTPSYVAPEILADSRERKYSYPVDIWSAGVVLYICLCGFPPFSDELYSKDFPYTLSQQIKSGRFDYPSPYWDPIGDPALDLIDAMLVVDTERRFVVEQCLRHPWMLVPDVQESESGTILPANPSVV; this is encoded by the exons ATGAGCGACCCTCTGAGTATCGCCACCGGCGTCATAGCCTTGATTCAAGTAACGACCCAGGCGACCGAGTATCTCAAGGATGTTAAAGATGGCGGCAAAGAGCGAGCGAAGCTGCGAGATGAGCTACGCAGCGTAACATGTCTCTTGGAGATGATCCATGACCGCGTCGAAGAGCAGAACGAATCTGAGAACGAATATGGTCTCAAACCTGCAGCGATGGCACTCTTAGCAGGCCCTGACGGACCTTTGGAGAGGATGAAGGCTACGATGGAAGAGATCGTGTCAAAGCTAGCACCCCAAGCTCGGTTCCGCAGGCTTGCGCAACCATTCAGGTGGCCGTTTGAGAAGAAGGATATCTTAGAGCTCTTTGGGACGATAGAGAGACTCAAGTCGCACTTCACGCTTGTCCTCCAAAATGATCTATT GACGATTTCCAAGCTCACAAGCGAAAAGGTTCAACAGGTCAGCAGGCAGCTTGACGACATGGACTTGGAGGGCAGAATTCAAGAGGCGGACAAAATTCTTTGTTGGATCAGCTCAACTTCCTTCCGAGCCAAGCAAGCCGACGTGTTACAGAGTGTCCAGCCGGGCACCGGCAAATGGTTCCTTAAAGCCAAGGAGTACCGTGACTGGCTTTCGGGAAACGTCAATCTGTTATGGTGTCCCGGCATAC CTGGTGCTGGAAAAACTCGAATAGC GTCCTTGGCCATAGATGCTATCGAGACGCAACTTGATCGTTCCAACAGTCTTTTGGCATATGTCTTCTGCGATTACAATCAACGCGAGTCTCAGACTCAGTCGGCAATAGTTTCCAGTCTCTTGGAACACATTCTTCAGGGAACAAGCCATCCAAATCTGCCTCAAGAGATCAGGTCGCTTTACACAAAACACGCCCAGAAAGGAACTCGTCCCATGACCAAGCAACTTTCCCAAGTCTTTACCAAGCTCTTCTCGTCATGCGACAATATTTTCATCGTCATAGATGCTCTTGATGAATTCGCGTCTTCGGACATGGTGGCTTTGGAACTGGTCGGTACTCTCCAGGGGCTCGGCGATAATGTTCGTATCTTACTCACGTCACGCACCTCAACGAACTTTGAGGGCTTCTTCAAAGATGCCGTGCGTCTAGACATCAAGGCTAAGGATGAGGACGTACGACTGTAtttggagaggaagattCCAAAGCATTCCAGGCTGGCAAAGCACGTCTGTGCTGATCCAAAACTGCAGGACGACATCATCACAAGCATCGCCGAGAGTGCTCAAGGCAT GTTTCTTCTGGCGACACTCAACTTGGACTATCTCTCCCGCAAGCTTACGCGTCGAGATGTTCGCTCTTCGCTTTCAATCTTGCCCAAGACGCTCGACGCAACATACAAGCAAGCACTTGAGAGAATTCGCACAcaggcagaagaagatgtTGAACTAGCCGAGATGGTCATTTTGTGGATCCTCTGTGCCCGAAGACCGCTGGGTATTCATGAGCTCCAGCATATGTATGCTGTCCACCTCCGTACCCGTGATGGAaatgaagacgaggagatgatTTTGCTCGAAGATGACGACCTGCCACCCAAGGATATCGTCACCGGTGTTTGCGGTAGTTTTATCGTAGTCGACAACACTTCCAAGACAGTCAGTCTGGTCCATTATACGGCTCAAGACTATCTTAGCCGCACACTCGGAAAACATCTGGATAAGACGCGACTGGAGCTCGCCAGAATCAGCCTAGAATACCTGCAGCTTCTCAACTTTCAGGAAGGGCCTGCCTTGTCAGACAGTGTGATGGCGGAGCGGTTGGCCAACTTCCCATTTCTGGACTACGCGGCAAGATACTGGGGAGCTGACCTCCAAGGGTTGCAAGTCGAGGATTTCTGGGGATCCGTCAATCGCTTTTTGTCAAACGCAGGTGCCGTCAGTGTAGCAAGTCAGATCTGGAGTCTCCCTCGTTACAGATACGCACATTGGAGTGACGAGTACCCGAAAGGTGTCCCCGGAATAGTCCTCGCGGCCTCGTTCCAGATACCGAACGTTCTGGAAAGACTCGTGGGACAAGGAAAAGACATTGAAGGCCGTGGCAGCGACAAGGAAACCCCGCTCATCAGATCAGCTCGGCTCGGGCACGAGGAGAACATCAAGGCACTGATACAGCTTGGAGCTGACGTTGCTGCTACTGATATCGCCGGAGAAACTGCAATCGATGCTGCGACTCTCGCTGGCAAGGCATCTGCAGTAGAAGCCCTGATTGATGGAGGTGCCAACGTTAACACCGTCACGGGCACGGAAGGCTGGTCTCTCCTCATGTCAGCCGTTTCCAGTGGCAGTATCAACACTGTACGGCTGCTGATAGAATCAGGAGCTGATGTTGCGGCACAAACCAGCTGGGGAGAGACGGCTTTGAGTCTGGCAGCCCTGAGCGGGCAAGAGGCCATCGCGAATCTGCTCATAGACTCAGGGGCCATCCTGCCACTGAACCGtgctggaagaagggcgacaCTGCAAGCTTCGAGGAAGGGACTTTCAACCCTTGCTAGCAGGTTATCATCTTTTGGAGGCGATTATGGGGCTGTGGTGGATGCTGGAATTCCACGTGAGCCCTTTGCAGCCCCGCAGCAGCTTGCCCAGATTGCAGAACTGGAAGAGGCACCAACTACTGGGATGACGGAATCCGAGATTGGTTTCAGTCTCGAACTTGCTCTAGACGGGATTTCATACCAAAGGGGGTTCCATCGAAGGTACGACATTGCGAACAGGTTGGGTAGAGGGCACTTCGCAGAAGTGTTTTTCGGCACCAGGAAGACGACAGGCGTTTGCTACGCAGTTAAAatcttcgccgtcgatgcAAATACCGGATGGACAACGTATAATAACGGCACAAGTACCGACGGCCCGCCTCAAGAAATTCGAGCCCTCACTTGCTTGAGGCATCACCATTTGGTAAATCTTGTGGAAGTTCTGGTGTCAGATACTATGGATCAGCTTTGCCTGGTTTTGGAGCTTGCGCCGGAGGGAGAGCTCTTCAACTTTTTAGTTATGAAGCAGAAGCTAACCGAAGAAGAAACACGGTGCATCTTTCGTCAGCTGCTTTCTGCTCTAGAATACATC CACAAGGAAGGATGGATTCATCGCGATGTTAAACCTGAGAACATTGTCATGCAAAGTGAGAATAGCATTAAGCTTACGGACTTTGGCCTGGCGGCGAATCTTTCAAGTCGGCCAGATCAGATGGATGACACCCTTTGCGGAACCCCGAGCT ATGTTGCCCCTGAGATCCTTGCGGATAGCCGTGAGAGAAAATACAGCTACCCAGTCGACATTTGGTCTGCTGGGGTAGTGCTTTATATTTGCCTGTGCGggtttccccccttctcagACGAGCTCTACAGCAAAGACTTCCCATATACCTTATCGCAGCAGATCAAATCGGGACGATTCGACTACCCTTCACCATATTGGGACCCGATAGGAGATCCAGCTCTTGACCTTATAGACGCGATGCTGGTCGTTGATACAGAGCGGAGATTTGTGGTGGAACAGTGCTTGCGTCATCCCTGGATGCTGGTGCCAGACGTCCAAGAAAGCGAATCAGGCACCATCCTCCCGGCTAATCCTTCTGTCGTCTAA